In Ruminiclostridium papyrosolvens DSM 2782, the following proteins share a genomic window:
- a CDS encoding PadR family transcriptional regulator: MKIDKELLKGSTTMLVLKLLESGDMYGYQMTRELERRSDNTFTLKEGTLYPILHSLESDGMIEAYWEETDSARKRKYYRITAKGRKLLEEKQKEWGKYTDAVKKVLGGGEVEPMCH, from the coding sequence ATGAAGATTGACAAAGAATTATTAAAGGGAAGTACAACCATGCTTGTCCTTAAACTTCTGGAGAGTGGGGATATGTACGGATACCAGATGACCAGAGAGCTGGAACGCAGGTCGGACAATACTTTTACACTAAAAGAAGGAACTCTGTATCCCATTCTTCACTCCTTGGAAAGTGACGGAATGATTGAGGCCTACTGGGAAGAGACCGATTCTGCCCGAAAGAGGAAGTACTACAGGATTACTGCCAAAGGAAGAAAGCTTTTGGAGGAGAAACAAAAAGAGTGGGGGAAATATACTGATGCCGTAAAAAAAGTATTGGGAGGTGGAGAAGTTGAACCAATGTGCCATTGA
- a CDS encoding ArnT family glycosyltransferase: MKKTKIKDIIFYLIVFGAIALLIAVALIAAFKSGPAALKLPFIAGVVYFIGAGAGLFAIYRLNILTKINRTVFIILLILVAVIPRLVWNWYIQTQPFSDFLHLYNYGVNASQGDFKGFADFYAVFPFKIGFGMILAGLFSIFGSGLWTIKIFNILLSLALVLIIYAGGKMLYGEKAGRVASLLCALWPAQIMYTSAIASEHVFLVLFTGAVLLTLYFVKKYTYKNHDFWNGNMMLLAAGFITALAQLIRPMAMIMLPVFAVFILLYKRYRADNFTSFALGIKSIVLFIAVYFAVVNLVNLPIQKATGVDITKSDSGFNLMIGTNSKADGMFNNEDFSLIKKNNFDFEKVQKEAKDIAFSRIKNDPVGFAKLALRKYKIQWGDENYGYYWSTISSQDSKAENAVKSHPRIFYGVSQLFYILIILMAVCTCFYTLKEKRYDSLIILMIFGGLLLSYTFLEVQSRYHMPVIPLLIVFGTGFLEAGKRYEI, from the coding sequence TTGAAAAAAACAAAGATTAAGGACATTATATTTTATCTTATAGTATTTGGTGCTATTGCACTTCTGATTGCAGTAGCTTTGATTGCAGCCTTCAAATCAGGGCCGGCGGCGCTGAAACTGCCTTTTATCGCAGGTGTTGTTTACTTTATAGGTGCAGGTGCGGGCTTATTCGCAATATATAGGCTGAATATTCTGACAAAGATAAATAGGACAGTTTTCATAATACTGCTGATTTTGGTTGCTGTAATTCCCCGTTTAGTATGGAATTGGTATATTCAGACTCAGCCGTTTTCAGACTTTTTGCATTTATACAATTACGGTGTTAATGCAAGTCAGGGAGATTTCAAAGGATTTGCAGATTTTTATGCGGTATTTCCTTTCAAAATCGGTTTTGGAATGATATTGGCGGGACTTTTCTCAATTTTCGGTTCAGGTCTATGGACAATAAAAATCTTCAATATTCTGCTTTCCTTGGCTCTGGTACTAATTATCTATGCCGGGGGCAAAATGCTTTACGGTGAAAAGGCGGGAAGAGTGGCTTCACTATTGTGTGCCTTGTGGCCTGCACAAATTATGTATACTTCTGCTATTGCCTCAGAACATGTGTTTCTGGTGCTGTTTACAGGAGCGGTATTGCTGACACTTTATTTTGTTAAGAAATACACCTACAAAAATCATGACTTTTGGAATGGAAACATGATGCTGTTGGCCGCAGGCTTTATTACGGCTCTAGCTCAGTTAATCAGACCTATGGCAATGATTATGCTGCCCGTATTTGCAGTTTTCATACTGCTGTACAAGAGATACAGAGCTGATAACTTTACCAGTTTTGCATTAGGTATTAAATCAATAGTGCTTTTTATAGCGGTATATTTTGCAGTTGTTAACCTTGTAAATCTGCCAATACAGAAAGCAACAGGCGTTGATATTACAAAATCTGATTCAGGCTTTAATCTGATGATTGGTACAAACAGCAAAGCTGATGGAATGTTTAACAATGAAGATTTTTCATTAATCAAAAAGAATAACTTTGATTTTGAGAAAGTTCAGAAAGAAGCCAAAGACATAGCCTTTAGCAGAATAAAAAACGACCCTGTGGGTTTTGCAAAGCTTGCACTTAGAAAGTATAAGATACAATGGGGAGATGAAAATTACGGGTACTACTGGAGCACAATATCCTCACAGGACTCAAAAGCTGAAAATGCGGTAAAGTCTCATCCAAGGATATTTTATGGGGTATCTCAGTTATTTTACATTCTGATTATTCTTATGGCTGTGTGCACTTGTTTTTACACTCTAAAAGAGAAGCGGTATGATTCTCTGATAATATTAATGATATTTGGAGGACTCCTGCTTTCATACACGTTTCTGGAGGTTCAATCCAGATACCATATGCCGGTTATACCACTTTTGATAGTCTTTGGAACAGGATTTCTTGAAGCAGGAAAGAGATATGAGATATAA
- the nudC gene encoding NAD(+) diphosphatase — translation MRTQNLYKNYEPAVTCETKDYKCGYWFIFCSNKLLIVNKESGGKIPLFSELTALSQVLTAPLYLGKFYGQPAYCMGIADNTQAPEGMTFVDLRSTFGVLDEDSFLLASKAVQVVAWEQTHRFCGKCGSLTQDLSGERAKVCPECGFISYPRICPAVITAVFKENKILLAHARSFKGDMHSLVAGFVEAGETLEEAVEREIMEEIGLKVKNIEYWGSQPWPYPNSLMLGFTAEYESGEINVDGVEISHAQWYDVENLPELPPKVSIARKIIDWYSKGRR, via the coding sequence ATGCGTACACAGAATTTATACAAAAACTATGAGCCGGCCGTAACGTGTGAAACCAAGGATTACAAATGCGGGTACTGGTTTATTTTTTGTTCAAATAAACTATTGATTGTAAATAAAGAAAGTGGAGGAAAAATTCCTCTTTTTAGTGAGTTAACGGCACTTAGTCAAGTATTAACTGCTCCCCTGTATCTGGGGAAATTTTACGGTCAGCCTGCATATTGTATGGGGATTGCCGACAATACACAAGCTCCGGAGGGGATGACTTTTGTAGATTTAAGGTCAACCTTCGGAGTACTGGATGAAGACTCCTTTTTACTTGCAAGTAAGGCGGTACAGGTAGTAGCTTGGGAGCAAACCCATCGGTTTTGCGGGAAATGCGGCTCTTTGACACAAGACCTTTCCGGCGAGCGTGCAAAGGTTTGTCCCGAATGTGGTTTTATAAGTTATCCCAGAATATGTCCTGCAGTAATTACCGCCGTTTTTAAGGAAAATAAAATACTGCTGGCTCACGCACGCTCCTTTAAAGGGGATATGCACAGCCTTGTAGCGGGTTTTGTTGAGGCAGGAGAAACACTGGAAGAAGCTGTTGAAAGAGAGATAATGGAGGAAATAGGTCTAAAGGTTAAAAATATAGAGTATTGGGGCAGTCAGCCCTGGCCTTATCCAAACTCACTAATGCTGGGATTCACAGCAGAATATGAAAGCGGAGAAATAAATGTGGATGGAGTTGAAATATCCCATGCCCAGTGGTATGACGTAGAAAACCTTCCTGAACTGCCTCCTAAGGTCAGTATTGCCAGGAAGATAATAGACTGGTACTCAAAAGGGCGCAGATAA
- a CDS encoding Hsp20/alpha crystallin family protein — protein MFGIVPFRNNKLQERGGLLDIENMFNSFFNDSFPAFTGGNPIRADIKENEKEFIVEAEIPGVAKEDIKLDLRDDTLTIAVEQNQESKEERDNYIRKERRYGSFSRSFYVENVKNEDVSAKYENGILTILLPKSETKKVNNRIEIQ, from the coding sequence ATGTTTGGAATAGTACCATTTAGAAACAACAAATTGCAGGAGAGAGGAGGTCTGTTGGATATTGAAAATATGTTCAATAGCTTTTTCAATGATTCCTTTCCAGCTTTTACAGGCGGAAATCCCATAAGAGCAGATATCAAGGAAAACGAAAAGGAATTTATCGTAGAAGCGGAAATTCCGGGAGTTGCAAAAGAAGATATCAAGCTTGATTTAAGAGATGACACACTCACTATCGCAGTTGAACAGAATCAGGAGTCAAAGGAAGAGAGAGACAATTATATAAGAAAAGAAAGAAGATATGGCTCCTTTAGCAGAAGCTTCTACGTTGAAAACGTTAAAAATGAGGATGTTTCTGCAAAGTATGAAAATGGAATACTCACAATCCTTCTTCCAAAAAGTGAAACAAAAAAGGTTAACAACAGAATAGAGATTCAGTAA
- the spoVB gene encoding stage V sporulation protein B, translated as MTKKTFITGALILMAAGLVTRVIGFVYRIYLSNLIGAEGMGVYQLIVPLYTLIILTLTSGVSIAVSKMVAEELAKGNAVNIKRISKVGLLAVFVTSIFVSIVLYFNIDFIVSILLKDSRTYFSVWILLPCIPFIAAASAYKGYFYGIQEVTPTAVSQIVEQLVKIAVVLIFASQFLKAGLEYACALATLGMALGEMSNLFVLALYYRHKKYPHTMIKNNKGRTRKRELVKSILNCAVPISFNRFIISIMQAIEVILIPRRLLAGGLNYIQCMEEYGKLAGMAMPLIFFPALVTTSLATTLVPAISESMSLKNYSRVNFRISKSIQITMVVGFVFMALFACYPGKISNLVYPGQNVGSTMFLLSFTCIFIYLQQILTGIMNGLGKQGFLLTNSIIGSVIRILCVYYLIPVYGIPAYVFGIIISYFIFCILNFIIITKNTGMVIDLRKWVVLPAGVTVVLVLSSKYIYSFFNFMKLSAAWQTLFAVCAYIAIAVFLMALVGAIDWREILQLFGIKIKKGEILRKNKD; from the coding sequence ATGACCAAAAAAACGTTTATAACAGGTGCATTAATCTTGATGGCTGCAGGCTTGGTAACAAGAGTAATCGGTTTTGTTTACAGAATATATCTCTCAAACCTCATCGGTGCTGAAGGAATGGGCGTTTACCAACTAATTGTACCACTTTACACTTTGATAATACTGACATTGACTTCAGGTGTTTCAATTGCAGTTTCAAAGATGGTTGCCGAGGAACTTGCAAAAGGAAATGCTGTTAACATAAAACGTATATCCAAGGTAGGCTTGCTTGCGGTTTTTGTTACAAGTATTTTTGTATCAATAGTACTATACTTTAATATTGATTTTATAGTAAGCATTTTATTAAAAGACAGTCGCACATATTTTTCCGTATGGATATTACTGCCGTGTATACCTTTTATAGCAGCAGCTTCAGCCTACAAGGGTTATTTTTATGGAATTCAGGAAGTGACACCAACAGCCGTATCCCAGATTGTTGAACAGCTTGTTAAAATAGCTGTAGTATTGATATTTGCCTCACAGTTTTTAAAAGCAGGACTTGAATACGCTTGTGCTTTGGCAACCTTGGGCATGGCATTGGGGGAAATGTCCAATTTATTCGTTCTGGCCCTTTATTATCGGCATAAGAAATATCCTCATACAATGATAAAAAATAATAAAGGCCGTACCAGAAAAAGAGAACTGGTAAAATCTATTCTGAACTGTGCAGTGCCAATATCCTTTAACAGGTTCATAATATCAATTATGCAGGCAATAGAAGTAATTCTGATTCCAAGAAGACTTCTTGCAGGAGGGCTGAATTACATACAGTGTATGGAGGAGTATGGGAAATTGGCCGGTATGGCAATGCCTCTGATATTTTTTCCCGCATTGGTAACAACATCACTGGCAACAACACTCGTTCCGGCTATCTCTGAGTCAATGTCACTAAAGAATTACAGCAGGGTTAATTTCAGAATATCAAAGTCAATTCAGATTACCATGGTGGTTGGGTTTGTATTTATGGCTTTGTTTGCCTGTTATCCCGGCAAAATATCAAACTTAGTATACCCCGGTCAGAACGTTGGAAGTACAATGTTTTTATTGTCCTTTACTTGTATATTCATTTATTTACAACAAATACTGACCGGAATCATGAATGGCTTGGGAAAACAAGGGTTTTTGCTTACAAATTCAATAATTGGCTCAGTTATAAGAATCCTGTGTGTTTATTATCTGATACCTGTTTATGGAATCCCTGCATATGTCTTTGGTATAATCATCAGTTATTTCATATTCTGTATACTTAATTTTATAATAATAACTAAAAATACTGGAATGGTAATTGACCTGAGAAAATGGGTAGTGCTGCCCGCAGGAGTAACAGTAGTTCTTGTATTATCCAGTAAATATATATACAGCTTTTTTAATTTTATGAAACTTTCTGCAGCATGGCAAACATTATTTGCAGTGTGTGCATATATTGCAATAGCTGTGTTTCTAATGGCTTTAGTCGGAGCAATTGACTGGCGTGAAATATTGCAGCTATTTGGGATAAAAATAAAAAAGGGAGAAATCTTAAGAAAGAATAAGGATTAA
- a CDS encoding C40 family peptidase, giving the protein MINFNKRFVSGVIAFSICAVSAVPIYNLAAVKSEKITFPETEFYMSGTENAVKSERHILYSNLNYSTQAEPSTEQIQGVTKTAPAKETASAVKKTTSSNTETATTTKKTTAVKKAASPVKRKTTAKPATSRGYASTAPVTTSKAAAIISTAKNYIGVPYVWGGTTPSGFDCSGYTKYVFAKHGISLPRTAAEQYNVGSYVSKANLKVGDLVFFTTYKAGPSHLGIYLGNGSFIHSSSSKGVIISSLSNSYFAERYIGARRVIG; this is encoded by the coding sequence ATGATTAATTTTAATAAGAGGTTTGTGTCAGGCGTTATAGCTTTTTCTATATGTGCAGTTTCAGCTGTACCTATTTACAATCTGGCAGCAGTTAAAAGCGAGAAAATTACTTTTCCGGAAACAGAGTTCTACATGTCCGGTACAGAAAATGCAGTAAAATCAGAACGTCACATATTATATAGTAATTTAAACTACTCTACACAAGCAGAACCTAGTACAGAGCAGATACAAGGGGTAACTAAAACTGCCCCGGCAAAAGAAACTGCAAGTGCTGTGAAAAAGACAACTTCAAGTAATACCGAAACCGCAACCACAACTAAAAAAACAACTGCAGTAAAAAAAGCTGCTTCACCGGTCAAAAGAAAAACCACCGCAAAGCCGGCCACAAGCAGAGGCTACGCAAGTACAGCTCCCGTAACAACTTCAAAGGCAGCTGCGATAATATCTACTGCAAAGAATTATATCGGTGTTCCATATGTATGGGGTGGTACAACTCCAAGTGGGTTTGACTGTTCCGGTTATACTAAATACGTTTTTGCAAAACACGGAATTAGTCTTCCCAGAACCGCCGCTGAGCAATACAATGTTGGTTCATATGTTTCAAAGGCAAACCTTAAAGTGGGAGATTTAGTTTTCTTTACAACCTATAAGGCAGGGCCTTCTCATTTGGGTATTTATCTGGGTAACGGAAGTTTTATTCATTCAAGTTCTTCAAAGGGAGTTATTATCTCCAGCCTTAGCAACAGCTATTTTGCAGAGAGATATATAGGAGCAAGAAGGGTAATAGGATAA
- a CDS encoding N-acetylmuramoyl-L-alanine amidase family protein codes for MRMDKLIEKISHKLSHKNLITMIVILSVFIIALLGAIFRNDIMRPLSNLTSPGEDSNTASRPPLVVIDPGHGGSEPGAGNGKINEKEITLPISLEVEKILNEKQIDNILTRRDDTAVSLEDRTKLANEKKGTLFISIHNNSFTDPSAHGILTTYNPNSPTGESNAKIMQSKLKTLGMFNRKIVPRPNLYVLRRTEMPSLLLEIGFISNKNDLQLLTSSDFQKKCAVQIVKGIEEILETNTTASSKSSSKD; via the coding sequence ATGAGAATGGATAAACTGATTGAAAAGATAAGCCATAAACTTAGTCATAAAAATCTCATAACTATGATAGTTATCCTTTCAGTATTCATTATTGCATTGTTAGGAGCTATTTTTAGAAATGATATTATGCGTCCTCTCAGCAATCTCACATCCCCCGGTGAAGATTCCAATACCGCTTCCAGACCTCCTTTGGTGGTAATAGACCCCGGACACGGAGGAAGCGAACCCGGTGCAGGCAACGGTAAAATCAACGAAAAAGAGATTACTCTTCCTATTTCTTTGGAAGTAGAAAAAATTCTAAATGAGAAACAGATAGATAATATTCTCACCAGAAGAGATGATACTGCCGTAAGTCTGGAAGACAGAACAAAGCTTGCCAATGAGAAAAAAGGTACACTTTTTATAAGCATACATAATAATTCTTTTACCGACCCTTCTGCTCACGGGATACTTACGACATATAACCCCAATTCACCCACAGGTGAGAGCAATGCCAAAATTATGCAGTCTAAACTTAAAACCCTTGGCATGTTTAACAGAAAAATTGTTCCTCGCCCAAATTTGTATGTTCTGCGTCGGACAGAAATGCCCTCGCTGCTTCTGGAAATAGGTTTTATTTCTAATAAGAATGATTTACAGCTCTTAACCTCTTCTGATTTCCAGAAAAAATGTGCCGTTCAAATTGTAAAAGGTATAGAAGAAATTCTGGAGACAAATACTACTGCCTCATCAAAAAGCTCTTCAAAAGACTGA
- the dusB gene encoding tRNA dihydrouridine synthase DusB, whose protein sequence is MKIGNVELKNNIFLAPMAGVTDMPFRILCKEQECGLVYTEMVSAKGMHYDDDKSNKLTLMHEIEKPGAVQIFGSDPTIMAEVTEKLNASDAAIIDINMGCPAPKITKNGEGSALMKNPQLIAEIIRAVAAASQKPVTVKIRKGWDESLINAVEIARIAEENGASAVAVHGRTREQYYSGKADWDIIRRVKEAVSIPVIGNGDVTGPKEARKLLEETKCDAIMVGRGAQGNPWIFKKIVRFLEDGTIVPDPSPEEKIDTIIRHMNMLIDLKGERTGILEMRSHIAWYIKGMRDAAYTKQKIFQMTDKEEIISLLKSFLMRQ, encoded by the coding sequence TTGAAAATAGGAAATGTTGAATTAAAAAACAATATATTTTTAGCTCCCATGGCCGGAGTAACGGACATGCCTTTCCGTATACTTTGCAAGGAGCAGGAATGTGGCCTTGTATATACCGAGATGGTAAGCGCAAAGGGAATGCACTATGATGATGATAAAAGCAATAAGCTTACATTGATGCATGAAATAGAAAAGCCGGGAGCTGTTCAGATTTTTGGCTCTGACCCAACAATCATGGCAGAGGTTACAGAAAAGCTGAACGCTTCAGATGCAGCGATAATTGATATAAATATGGGCTGTCCTGCTCCTAAAATAACTAAAAACGGCGAGGGCAGTGCCTTGATGAAAAATCCCCAACTGATTGCCGAAATAATAAGAGCGGTTGCAGCTGCTTCACAAAAACCCGTAACCGTAAAGATAAGAAAGGGTTGGGATGAAAGCCTTATTAATGCCGTTGAAATAGCACGCATTGCCGAAGAAAACGGAGCAAGTGCCGTTGCCGTTCACGGAAGAACCAGAGAGCAGTACTACAGTGGGAAAGCTGACTGGGACATTATAAGAAGGGTAAAAGAGGCAGTTTCAATACCTGTAATAGGAAACGGTGATGTAACCGGCCCTAAAGAAGCTCGGAAGCTTCTGGAAGAAACAAAGTGTGATGCAATAATGGTCGGAAGAGGCGCACAAGGAAATCCATGGATATTTAAAAAAATAGTCAGGTTTCTTGAAGACGGAACAATAGTTCCTGACCCATCACCTGAAGAAAAAATCGATACAATTATAAGACATATGAATATGCTCATTGACTTAAAAGGTGAAAGAACCGGAATATTGGAAATGCGTTCTCATATAGCCTGGTATATAAAAGGCATGAGGGATGCTGCATATACAAAACAAAAGATATTTCAAATGACGGATAAAGAAGAAATTATCAGTCTTTTGAAGAGCTTTTTGATGAGGCAGTAG
- a CDS encoding class I SAM-dependent methyltransferase, with protein MTEFWEKNFVEKQTMWGFKPSESAIIAKDLFITNNIKDILIPGIGYGRNAKIFIDNNINVTGIEISKTAIDLARQNGINIDIYHGSVEDMPFEDKLYEGIFSYALIHLLNESERGKFISDCYKQLKPGGYMVFTTISKKAPMFGKGRKINESYYETMEGVKIFFYDAESIKKDFQQYGLVEFSEIDEIDSDNENKPPMKFLLIKCKK; from the coding sequence ATGACAGAATTTTGGGAGAAAAATTTCGTAGAAAAACAAACAATGTGGGGGTTTAAGCCATCAGAATCAGCAATTATTGCAAAAGATTTGTTTATTACAAATAACATAAAAGACATTTTAATACCGGGTATCGGTTATGGAAGAAATGCAAAGATATTTATTGATAATAACATAAATGTTACAGGAATCGAAATATCTAAAACAGCTATTGATTTGGCAAGGCAAAATGGGATTAATATTGATATTTATCATGGTTCAGTTGAAGATATGCCTTTTGAGGACAAGCTTTATGAAGGGATATTTAGCTATGCACTTATTCATTTATTAAATGAAAGTGAGAGGGGAAAATTTATCAGTGATTGTTACAAGCAATTGAAGCCGGGTGGATACATGGTATTTACAACTATTTCAAAAAAAGCTCCTATGTTTGGGAAAGGCAGAAAAATCAATGAGAGCTATTATGAAACAATGGAAGGAGTAAAAATCTTTTTTTATGATGCTGAGTCAATAAAAAAGGATTTTCAACAATATGGACTTGTAGAATTCTCCGAGATTGACGAAATAGACAGTGATAATGAAAATAAACCTCCAATGAAGTTTTTATTAATAAAATGCAAGAAATAG
- a CDS encoding phage holin family protein yields the protein MLQIIIYRLVCKVGSILAVLVAAVVDIVIGMVINNIPSVTLPFTYIFLLCPVVLVWYIVGELGSIIENAGLMGAPVPSFLQKMIVAFKNTVDYAGNKIIDNNK from the coding sequence ATGTTGCAAATTATAATTTATCGACTAGTTTGCAAGGTCGGAAGTATTTTAGCAGTATTAGTTGCTGCTGTTGTTGATATAGTTATTGGCATGGTCATCAATAATATACCAAGTGTTACATTACCTTTTACATATATATTTTTATTATGTCCTGTTGTGTTAGTATGGTATATCGTAGGAGAGTTAGGCAGTATTATTGAAAATGCAGGACTTATGGGAGCACCTGTTCCTAGTTTTCTACAAAAAATGATTGTAGCATTTAAAAACACGGTTGATTACGCTGGGAATAAAATAATAGATAATAATAAGTAG
- a CDS encoding acyltransferase has product MVKRITYVDVLKTLAIFGVIVIHISAGMLANIKIASTNWYFYVFWASIVRWSVPVFFMCSGVLFLNPNKEISLKLVYTKYLLRIVLALIFWGCMYEVFDIFKVFVSTGSINTSIIKSSIKHIITCNTHFHLYYLYIIALIYVVVPIIKGVTNNDNKQLIEYTLLVWIFFGLLFPFTIKFYPFNLLRGMVLQYAINMAYSSIGYFIMGYYLHRYSLSRRTTYFIYLLGTIGFISTVFGTIKSSSHTINSLFLEGMSPNVAAMAIALFLLIKNLCLYIINDKTSKLIKATKYISKASFCIYLIHDFFNITFRSFGLDKIISSVFISIPILSLLNLILSFLVYLVLSKVPYVKKYLI; this is encoded by the coding sequence ATGGTTAAAAGAATTACTTATGTAGATGTATTAAAAACTCTTGCAATATTTGGTGTTATTGTAATACATATTTCTGCAGGGATGTTGGCAAATATAAAAATAGCTTCTACTAATTGGTATTTTTATGTATTTTGGGCTTCGATTGTAAGGTGGAGTGTACCGGTTTTCTTTATGTGTAGTGGGGTATTATTTCTAAATCCCAATAAAGAAATTTCGTTAAAACTGGTTTATACAAAGTATTTATTGAGAATTGTCCTTGCTCTAATTTTTTGGGGTTGTATGTATGAAGTGTTTGATATTTTTAAGGTGTTTGTTAGTACTGGTAGTATAAATACCAGCATAATTAAGAGCTCAATAAAACATATAATTACCTGTAACACGCATTTCCATTTATATTATTTGTATATTATTGCACTGATATATGTTGTGGTACCAATAATAAAGGGAGTTACAAACAATGACAATAAACAGTTAATTGAATATACTTTACTAGTGTGGATTTTTTTTGGACTATTATTCCCATTTACTATAAAGTTTTATCCTTTTAACTTATTAAGAGGAATGGTTCTACAATATGCAATTAATATGGCTTATTCATCAATCGGATATTTTATTATGGGGTATTATCTTCATAGATATTCTTTATCAAGACGAACAACCTATTTTATTTATTTACTTGGTACCATTGGCTTTATATCAACGGTATTTGGTACTATTAAGTCGTCTTCGCATACTATAAATTCATTGTTCTTAGAAGGAATGTCACCCAATGTTGCAGCGATGGCCATAGCACTATTCTTATTAATAAAGAATCTGTGTTTATATATAATTAATGACAAGACTAGTAAGCTTATAAAAGCAACTAAATATATATCAAAAGCTAGTTTTTGCATCTACCTTATACATGACTTTTTCAATATTACTTTTAGATCCTTTGGTTTAGATAAAATAATATCAAGTGTTTTCATATCTATACCTATTTTATCGCTACTAAATCTTATTTTGAGTTTTCTTGTGTACTTAGTACTTTCAAAAGTACCTTATGTAAAAAAGTATCTGATATAA